A genomic stretch from Camelus ferus isolate YT-003-E chromosome 17, BCGSAC_Cfer_1.0, whole genome shotgun sequence includes:
- the MST1 gene encoding hepatocyte growth factor-like protein — protein sequence MERLPLLLLLTQCSGAPGQRSPLNDFQVLRGTELQHLLHAVGSRPWQEDVADAEECAGRCGPLLDCRAFHYNVSSHGCQLLPWTQHSPHTRLQRSRRCDLFQKKSYVRTCIMDNGVEYRGTVAITVGGLPCQRWSLRFPNDHKYTPTLRNGLEENFCRNPDRDPGGPWCYTTDPAVRFQSCGIKSCREAACLLCNGEDYRGSVDRTESGRECQRWDLQHPHPHPFEPSKFLEKNLDDNYCRNPDGSERPWCYTTDPQMEREFCDLPHCGSEAQPRHEATTLNCFRGKGEGYRGTVNTTAAGVPCQRWDAQHPHQHRFAPEKYACKDLRENFCRNPDGSEAPWCFTSRPGMRVAFCYQIRRCADDVRPEDCYHGAGELYRGSVSKTRKGVRCQRWSAEMPHKPQFTPTSAPQAQLEENFCRNPDRDSHGPWCYTTDPGTPFDYCALRRCDNDQPPSILEPPDQVLFAECGKRVTHLDPRRSRLRVVGGQPGNSPWTVSLRNRQGQHFCGGSLVKEQWVLTAQQCFSSCNMPLMGYEVWLGTLFQNPQPGEPGLQRVPVAKMVCGPSGSQLVLLKLERPVTLNQRVALICLPPERYVVPPGTNCEIAGWGETKGTGDNTVLNMALLNVISNQECNGKHRGRVRESEMCTEGLLAPVGACEGDYGGPLACFTHDCWVLQGIIIPNRVCARPRWPAIFTRVSVFVDWIHKVMRLG from the exons ATGGAGCGGCTCCCACTCCTGCTGCTTCTGACGCAGTGCTCAGGGGCCCCTG GGCAGCGCTCGCCCTTGAATGACTTCCAGGTGCTGCGAGGTACAGAGCTGCAACACCTGCTACATGCAGTGGGGTCCAGGCCTTGGCAAGAGGATGTAGCAGACGCTGAGGAGTGTGCAGGGCGTTGTGGGCCCCTACTCGACTGCAG GGCTTTCCACTACAACGTAAGCAGCCACGGTTGTCAACTGCTGCCATGGACCCAGCACTCACCTCATACACGGCTGCAGCGCTCCAGGCGCTGCGATCTCTTCCAAAAGAAAA GCTATGTTCGGACCTGCATCATGGACAATGGGGTCGAGTACCGCGGCACCGTGGCCATCACCGTGGGTGGCCTACCCTGCCAGCGCTGGAGCCTCAGGTTCCCCAATGACCACAA GTACACGCCCACGCTCCGGAATGGCTTGGAGGAGAACTTCTGCCGCAACCCGGACAGGGACCCCGGAGGTCCCTGGTGCTATACAACAGACCCTGCCGTGCGCTTCCAGAGTTGCGGCATCAAGTCCTGTCGGGAGG CCGCTTGCCTTCTGTGCAATGGCGAAGATTACCGTGGCTCGGTGGACCGCACCGAGTCAGGGCGCGAGTGTCAGCGCTGGGACCTGCAGCACCCGCACCCGCACCCTTTTGAGCCGAGCAA gttccttgaaaaaaatcTGGACGACAACTATTGCCGGAATCCGGACGGCTCGGAGCGGCCCTGGTGCTATACCACCGACCCACAGATGGAGCGGGAGTTCTGCGATCTCCCCCACTGCG GGTCCGAGGCACAGCCGCGCCACGAGGCCACGACACTCAACTGCTTCCGCGGGAAAGGCGAGGGCTACCGGGGCACGGTGAACACCACCGCCGCGGGCGTGCCTTGCCAGCGTTGGGACGCGCAGCACCCGCATCAGCATCGCTTTGCGCCGGAGAAATACGCGTGCAA GGACCTTCGGGAGAACTTCTGCCGGAACCCCGACGGATCGGAGGCGCCCTGGTGCTTCACATCGCGGCCTGGCATGCGCGTGGCCTTCTGCTACCAGATAAGGCGGTGCGCGGACGACGTGCGGCCCGAGG ACTGCTATCACGGCGCGGGGGAACTATACCGGGGTTCGGTCAGCAAGACCCGCAAGGGCGTCCGGTGCCAGCGCTGGTCTGCCGAGATGCCGCACAAACCTCA GTTCACACCCACCTCCGCCCCACAAGCGCAACTGGAGGAGAACTTCTGCCGGAACCCGGACCGGGATAGTCACGGGCCCTGGTGCTACACCACGGACCCGGGGACCCCGTTTGACTACTGTGCACTGCGGCGCTGCG ATAATGACCAACCGCCGTCCATCCTGGAGCCCCCAG ACCAAGTGCTGTTTGCAGAGTGTGGCAAGAGGGTGACTCACCTGGACCCACGGCGCTCCAGGCTGCGTGTGGTGGGGGGTCAGCCTGGGAACTCACCCTGGACAGTCAGCTTGCGCAACCG GCAGGGCCAGCACTTCTGCGGAGGCTCCCTAGTGAAGGAGCAGTGGGTACTGACTGCCCAGCAGTGCTTCTCCTCCTG CAACATGCCTCTCATGGGCTATGAGGTGTGGTTGGGCACCCTGTTCCAGAACCCGCAGCCTGGGGAGCCAGGCCTGCAGCGCGTCCCAGTGGCCAAGATGGTCTGCGGGCCCTCAGGCTCCCAGCTTGTTCTGCTCAAGCTGGAGAG ACCTGTGACCCTGAACCAGCGTGTGGCCCTCATCTGCCTGCCCCCTGAGCGGTATGTGGTGCCTCCAGGCACCAACTGTGAGATCGCAGGCTGGGGCGAGACCAAAG GTACAGGGGACAACACGGTCCTGAACATGGCCCTTCTGAACGTCATCTCCAACCAGGAATGTAATGGCAAGCACCGAGGCCGCGTACGTGAAAGTGAAATGTGCACTGAGGGACTGTTGGCCCCTGTGGGTGCCTGTGAG GGTGACTACGGGGGCCCACTTGCCTGCTTTACCCATGACTGCTGGGTCCTACAGGGAATTATAATCCCCAACCGAGTGTGCGCACGGCCCCGCTGGCCAGCCATCTTCACACGTGTCTCTGTGTTTGTGGACTGGATTCACAAGGTCATGCGGCTGGGCTAG
- the APEH gene encoding acylamino-acid-releasing enzyme isoform X3, whose product MKAVLRKAGGPGTGEEKQFLEVWEKNRKLKSFNLLALEKHGPVYEDDCFGCLSWSHSETHLLYVAEKKRPKAESFFHTKALDISGSDDEMARLKKPDQAIKGDQFLFYEDWGENMVSKSTPVLCVLDVESGNISVLEGVPESVSPGQAFWAPGDTGVVFVGWWHEPFRLGIRFCTNRRSALYYVDLIKGKCELLSDDCLAVSSPRLSPDQCRIIYLRFPSLVPHQQCSQLCLAAQWTSFRGCSDGYDWYTRVTSVVVDVVPRQLGENFSGIYCSLLPLGCWSADSQRVVFDSVQRSRQDLFAVDTQMGTVTSLTAGGSGGSWKLLTIDRDLMVAQFSTPSLPPSLKVGFLPPAGKEQTVSWVSLEEAEPIPDISWSIRVLQPPPEQEHVQYAGLDFEAILLQPSDPPDKTQVPMVVMPHGGPHSSFVTAWMLFPAMLCKMGFAVLLVNYRGSTGFGQDSIFSLPGNVGHQDVKDVQFAVEQVLREEHFDAGRVALMGGSHGGFLSCHLIGQYPETYGACVVRNPVINIASMMGSTDIPDWCVVESGFPYSSDCLPDLSLWADMLDRSPIKYTSQVKTPLLLMLGQEDRRVPFKQGMEYYRALKARNVPVRLLLYPKSTHTLSEVEVESDSFMNAVLWLCTHLGN is encoded by the exons AGAAGCAGTTTTTGGAA GTCTGGGAGAAGAACCGGAAGCTCAAGAGCTTCAACCTGTTGGCGCTGGAGAAACATGGGCCAGTTTACGAAGATG ACTGCTTTGGCTGCTTGTCCTGGTCGCATTCGGAGACACACTTACTATACGTGGCAGAGAAGAAGCGTCCCAAGGCTGAGTCCTTCTTTCATACCAAAGCCTTGGACATCAGTGGCAGCGATGACGAGATGGCTAGGCTGAAGAAGCCAGACCAGGCCATTAAG GGGGATCAGTTCTTGTTTTACGAAGACTGGGGAGAAAACATGGTTTCTAAAAGCACTCCTGTGCTCTGCGTGCTGGATGTCGAGAGTGGCAACATCTCTGTGCTTGAGGGGGTCCCTGAGAGTGTGTCCCCCGGACAG GCATTCTGGGcccctggagacacaggtgtggTGTTCGTGGGCTGGTGGCATGAGCCCTTCCGGCTGGGCATCCGTTTCTGCACCAATCGAAG GTCAGCCCTGTACTATGTGGACCTCATCAAGGGGAAATGTG AGCTCCTCTCAGATGACTGTCTGGCTGTCTCTTCTCCTCGGCTGAGCCCAGACCAATGTCGCATCATCTACCTGCGGTTCCCATCTCTGGTCCCCCATCAGCAGTGTAGCCAGTTGTGCCtg GCCGCTCAGTGGACCTCCTTTCGTGGGTGCAGTGATGGT TATGACTGGTACACCAGGGTCACCTCGGTGGTGGTGGATGTCGTGCCTCGGCAGCTGGGAG AGAACTTCTCTGGGATCTACTGCAGCCTTCTGCCTTTGGGATGCTGGTCAGCTGACAGCCAGAGAGTGGTTTTTGACTCTGTTCAGCGCAGCCGGCAG GACCTGTTTGCTGTGGACACTCAGATGGGCACTGTGACCTCTCTGACGGCAG GGGGGTCAGGTGGAAGCTGGAAGCTGCTCACAATTGACCGGGACCTCATGGTGGCACAGTTCTCCACGCCCAGCCTGCCCCCAAGCCTG AAAGTTGGGTTCCTGCCTCCTGCGGGGAAGGAGCAGACAGTATCCTGGGTGTCCCTGGAGGAGGCCGAGCCCATTCCTGACATCTCCTGGAGCATCCGGGTACTACAGCCACCCCCAGAGCAAGAGCATGTGCAGTATG CTGGCCTTGACTTTGAAGCAATCCTTCTGCAGCCCAGCGATCCTCCAGATAAGACCCAGGTGCCCATGGTGGTCATGCCCCACG GGGGACCCCATTCATCCTTTGTCACTGCCTGGATGCTGTTCCCAGCCATGCTTTGCAAGATGGGCTTTGCAGTACTACTGG tgAACTATCGTGGCTCCACGGGCTTTGGCCAGGACAGCATCTTCTCCCTCCCCGGCAATGTGGGCCACCAGGATGTGAAGGACGTCCAG TTTGCAGTAGAGCAGGTGCTCCGGGAGGAACACTTTGACGCAGGCCGTGTGGCCCTTATGGGTGGTTCCCATGGTGGCTTCCTCTCCTGCCACCTGATTGGTCAGTACCCAGAGACCTACGGCGCCTGTGTGGTACGGAACCCTGTGATCAACATTGCCTCCATGATGGGCTCTACTGACATCCCTGACTG GTGCGTGGTGGAGTCTGGCTTCCCCTACAGCAGCGACTGCCTGCCAGACCTCAGCCTGTGGGCTGACATGCTGGACAGGTCGCCCATCAAGTACACCTCTCAG GTGAAGACTCCACTGTTACTGATGCTGGGCCAGGAGGACAGGCGTGTGCCCTTCAAACAGGGCATGGAGTATTACCGTGCCCTCAAGGCCCGGAATGTGCCAGTTCG GCTCCTGCTCTATCCCAAAAGCACCCATACACTGTCAGAGGTGGAAGTGGAATCAGACAGCTTCATGAATGCTGTGCTCTGGCTGTGCACACACTTGGGCAACTGA